A single window of Mycolicibacterium aurum DNA harbors:
- a CDS encoding nitroreductase family protein — protein sequence MNLNLSADEVLTTTRSVRKRLDFDKPVPREVLMECLDIALQAPTGSNTQGWQWVFVEDQEKKKALADIYRTNATPYLDAEKPTYGDSRDERTPLVVDSAKYLNEHLDKVPVMLIPVLEGKVEGTPSGHSAGFWGSLLPAVWSFMLALRSRGLGSAWTTLHLLGDGEQQAAELLGIPFDKYSQAGLFPIAYTVGTDFKKAKRLPAEQLTHWDTW from the coding sequence ATGAACCTCAACCTCTCCGCCGATGAAGTGTTGACGACCACCCGATCCGTGCGTAAGCGGCTCGATTTCGACAAGCCGGTGCCTCGCGAGGTGCTGATGGAATGTCTCGACATCGCACTCCAGGCGCCGACGGGTTCCAACACCCAGGGCTGGCAATGGGTGTTCGTCGAGGATCAGGAGAAGAAGAAGGCGCTGGCCGACATCTACCGGACCAACGCGACACCGTATCTCGATGCCGAAAAACCCACCTACGGCGACAGCCGAGACGAGCGGACGCCGCTGGTGGTCGACTCGGCGAAATACCTCAACGAGCACCTCGACAAGGTGCCGGTGATGCTGATCCCGGTGCTGGAAGGCAAGGTCGAAGGCACCCCGTCCGGCCACAGCGCGGGATTCTGGGGTTCGCTGCTGCCCGCCGTGTGGAGCTTCATGCTGGCCCTGCGGTCCCGCGGGCTGGGGTCGGCCTGGACGACGCTGCATCTGCTCGGCGACGGCGAACAGCAGGCCGCAGAGCTTCTCGGCATCCCGTTCGACAAGTACAGCCAGGCCGGACTTTTCCCGATCGCCTACACCGTGGGCACCGACTTCAAGAAGGCCAAGCGGCTGCCCGCGGAGCAGCTGACCCACTGGGACACCTGGTAG
- a CDS encoding DUF1877 family protein encodes MGDYATYRAVRAEMLAAALGAEEPGAALGMLASGDRAEGLLLDLTNAYEALVYVLAGPDGDREDFDDPLVAAVLGHDEVAYDSPTVNDVQWTAQIERALSGFDRTLIADRFDPEEMDDDGVEPGGFAADPGWLDTVQESFDQLQSFYRSAADNGMAVLVVIG; translated from the coding sequence ATGGGGGATTACGCAACGTATCGCGCGGTCCGGGCCGAGATGCTGGCCGCCGCGCTCGGCGCCGAGGAGCCGGGCGCCGCGCTGGGGATGCTGGCCTCCGGCGACCGGGCCGAGGGTCTACTGCTGGACCTGACCAACGCCTACGAGGCGCTGGTGTACGTGCTGGCGGGCCCGGACGGCGATCGCGAGGACTTCGACGACCCGCTGGTGGCCGCGGTGCTGGGACACGATGAGGTGGCCTACGATTCGCCCACCGTCAACGACGTGCAGTGGACCGCCCAGATCGAGCGGGCGCTGAGCGGGTTCGATCGGACGCTGATCGCCGACCGGTTCGACCCGGAGGAGATGGACGACGACGGGGTGGAACCGGGTGGGTTCGCCGCCGATCCGGGATGGCTCGACACCGTGCAGGAGTCATTCGACCAACTGCAGTCGTTCTACCGTTCAGCGGCCGACAACGGGATGGCCGTACTGGTCGTGATCGGCTGA
- a CDS encoding tRNA (cytidine(34)-2'-O)-methyltransferase — MFRVMFYSPRIAPNTGNAIRMVAGTGCELHLVEPLGFDLSEPKLRRAGLDYHDLASVTVHGGLDAAWSALTPDRVFAFTAHASASFADVAYRPGDVLMFGPEPTGLDQATLADPHITSQVRIPMLSGRRSLNLSNAAAVAVYEAWRQQGFAGAV, encoded by the coding sequence GTGTTCCGCGTCATGTTCTATTCGCCGCGGATCGCTCCGAACACCGGTAACGCGATCCGGATGGTCGCGGGCACCGGCTGCGAACTCCATCTCGTGGAACCGCTGGGTTTCGATCTGTCCGAACCGAAGCTGCGCCGCGCTGGCCTGGACTACCACGATCTGGCGTCGGTCACCGTGCATGGCGGCCTCGACGCGGCATGGTCGGCACTGACTCCGGACCGGGTGTTCGCGTTCACCGCGCATGCGAGCGCGTCCTTCGCCGACGTGGCATACCGGCCCGGCGACGTGCTGATGTTCGGTCCGGAACCGACCGGCCTCGACCAGGCCACCCTGGCCGACCCGCACATCACGTCGCAGGTGCGGATCCCGATGCTGAGCGGGCGCCGCTCGCTGAACCTGTCGAATGCGGCCGCCGTCGCGGTGTATGAAGCATGGCGCCAGCAGGGTTTCGCCGGCGCGGTCTGA
- a CDS encoding error-prone DNA polymerase yields the protein MGWHTGPPSWTEMERVLNGKPRRAGWPIDAHVGDGGDSPAWSRKRGQYEAPGGRGRPVDAVRQTPYAELHAHSAYSFLDGASTPEELVEEAARLDLRAIALTDHDGLYGVVRFAEAARELGMATVFGAELSLGGGTRTDVPDPPGPHLLVLARGPEGYRRLSRQLAAAHLAGGEKGVLRYDVDSLTEAAGGHWQILTGCRKGHVRQALSAGGPEAAAAALADLVDRFGRDRVTVELTHHGHPLDDERNAALAALAPRFGLGVVATTAAHFAEPSRGRLAMAMGAIRARNSVDEAAGYLAPLGGSHLRSGAEMARVFAHCPEVVTAAAELGEQCAFGLALIAPQLPPFDVPDGYTENSWLRHLVMQGARERYGPPERASRAYAQIEHELAVIEQLNFPGYFLVVHDITRFCRESDILSQGRGSAANSAVCYALKVTNVDPIANELLFERFLSPARDGPPDIDIDIESDLREKAIQYVYDRYGREYAAQVANVITYRGRSAVRDMARALGFSQGQQDAWSKQISQWGNLADATHVEDIPEPVIDLAMEISNLPRHMGIHSGGMVICDRPIADVCPVEWARMENRSVLQWDKDDCAAIGLVKFDLLGLGMLSALHYAIDLLAEHKGLEVDLSTLDLSEAAVYEMLQRADSVGVFQVESRAQMATLPRLKPRMFYDLVVEVALIRPGPIQGGSVHPYIKRRNGEEEVTYDHPSMESALRKTLGVPLFQEQLMQLAVDCAGFSASEADQLRRAMGSKRSTEKMRRLRQRFFDGMADLHGVTGEVAQRIYEKLEAFANFGFPESHSLSFASLVFYSSWFKLHHPAAFCAALLRAQPMGFYSPQTLVADARRHGVAVHGPDVNASLAHATLENAGLDVRLGLGSVRHIGDELAGFLVDERKANGPFRSLTDVTRRVQLSVPQTEALATAGALGCFGITRREGLWAAGAAAGERPDRLPGVGSASHIPSLPGMTEVELTAADVWATGVSPDRYPTEFLRENLDAMGVVPADRLLSVPDGTRVLVAGAVTHRQRPATAQGVTFMNLEDETGMVNVLCSRGVWARHRKLAQTASALVVRGIVQNATGAVTVVADRMGPLSMRAAPKSRDFR from the coding sequence GTGGGATGGCACACCGGTCCGCCGAGCTGGACCGAGATGGAACGCGTACTCAACGGCAAGCCGCGCCGCGCCGGCTGGCCCATCGACGCGCACGTCGGCGATGGCGGGGACAGCCCGGCCTGGTCGCGTAAGCGTGGGCAGTACGAGGCGCCCGGGGGGCGCGGCCGCCCGGTGGATGCTGTTCGGCAGACGCCCTACGCCGAACTGCACGCCCATTCGGCCTACAGCTTCCTCGACGGTGCCAGCACGCCGGAGGAACTCGTGGAGGAGGCGGCCCGGCTCGATCTGCGGGCCATCGCGTTGACCGACCACGACGGGCTCTACGGGGTGGTGCGGTTCGCCGAGGCGGCCAGGGAGCTCGGCATGGCCACGGTGTTCGGCGCGGAGTTGTCCCTGGGGGGTGGAACCCGCACGGACGTTCCCGACCCGCCCGGGCCGCATCTGCTGGTGCTCGCCCGCGGGCCGGAGGGCTACCGGCGGTTGTCCAGGCAGCTGGCGGCAGCGCATCTGGCGGGTGGCGAGAAGGGGGTGCTGCGCTATGACGTCGACTCGCTGACCGAGGCCGCGGGCGGACACTGGCAGATTCTCACTGGCTGCCGCAAAGGGCATGTCCGCCAAGCGCTTTCCGCAGGTGGTCCGGAAGCCGCGGCGGCGGCGCTCGCCGATCTTGTCGACAGGTTCGGGCGTGACCGGGTCACCGTCGAGCTCACTCACCACGGCCACCCGCTCGACGACGAGCGCAATGCCGCCCTCGCCGCGCTCGCCCCGCGGTTCGGTCTCGGGGTGGTCGCCACCACCGCCGCGCACTTCGCGGAACCGTCCAGGGGCAGGCTCGCCATGGCGATGGGCGCGATCCGGGCCAGGAACTCGGTCGACGAGGCGGCGGGTTACCTTGCCCCGCTGGGAGGTTCGCACCTGCGGTCAGGCGCGGAGATGGCGCGGGTGTTCGCCCACTGCCCGGAGGTGGTCACCGCCGCCGCCGAACTCGGTGAGCAGTGCGCCTTCGGCCTGGCTCTGATCGCTCCGCAACTGCCGCCCTTCGACGTGCCCGACGGGTATACCGAGAACAGCTGGCTGCGGCACCTGGTGATGCAGGGTGCCCGTGAGCGTTACGGCCCGCCCGAACGCGCCTCCCGTGCGTACGCCCAGATCGAGCATGAGCTGGCGGTCATCGAACAGCTGAACTTTCCCGGCTACTTCCTGGTGGTGCACGACATCACCCGGTTCTGCCGGGAGAGTGACATTCTGTCCCAGGGCCGGGGATCGGCTGCCAACTCGGCCGTCTGCTACGCGCTCAAAGTCACCAACGTCGACCCGATCGCCAACGAGCTGTTGTTCGAACGGTTTCTGTCGCCGGCGCGCGACGGTCCACCCGACATCGACATCGACATCGAATCCGATCTGCGCGAGAAGGCGATCCAGTACGTCTACGACCGCTACGGACGGGAGTACGCCGCACAGGTGGCCAACGTGATCACCTATCGCGGTCGCAGCGCGGTGCGGGACATGGCTCGCGCGCTGGGGTTTTCGCAGGGGCAGCAGGACGCCTGGAGTAAACAGATCAGCCAGTGGGGCAATCTGGCCGACGCGACCCACGTCGAGGACATTCCCGAGCCCGTGATCGACCTGGCCATGGAGATCTCGAACCTTCCGCGACACATGGGCATCCATTCCGGCGGCATGGTGATCTGTGACCGGCCGATCGCCGATGTGTGTCCGGTGGAGTGGGCGCGGATGGAGAACCGCAGTGTGCTGCAGTGGGACAAAGACGACTGTGCAGCAATCGGTTTGGTGAAGTTCGATCTGCTGGGCCTCGGGATGCTCTCGGCGCTGCACTATGCGATCGACCTGCTGGCCGAGCACAAAGGGCTCGAGGTGGATCTGTCCACGCTGGATCTGTCCGAGGCCGCCGTGTACGAGATGCTGCAGCGGGCCGATTCGGTGGGGGTGTTCCAGGTGGAGTCCCGGGCGCAGATGGCCACCCTGCCCCGGCTGAAGCCGCGCATGTTCTACGACCTGGTGGTCGAGGTCGCGCTGATCCGGCCCGGACCGATCCAGGGCGGGTCGGTGCACCCCTATATCAAGCGCCGCAACGGGGAGGAAGAAGTCACCTACGACCATCCGTCGATGGAGTCGGCGCTGCGAAAAACCCTGGGCGTGCCGCTGTTTCAGGAGCAACTGATGCAGCTGGCCGTCGACTGTGCCGGATTCTCCGCCTCGGAGGCAGACCAACTGCGCCGGGCGATGGGGTCCAAACGGTCCACGGAGAAGATGCGCCGGCTGCGCCAGCGCTTCTTCGACGGGATGGCCGACCTGCACGGAGTCACCGGAGAGGTGGCCCAGCGGATCTACGAAAAGCTGGAGGCGTTCGCCAACTTCGGTTTCCCGGAGAGTCATTCGCTGAGCTTCGCGTCGCTGGTGTTCTACTCGTCCTGGTTCAAGCTGCACCATCCCGCGGCGTTCTGCGCGGCGCTGCTGCGGGCGCAACCGATGGGTTTCTACTCGCCGCAGACGCTCGTCGCCGACGCCCGACGGCACGGCGTCGCCGTGCACGGTCCGGACGTCAACGCCAGCCTCGCGCACGCCACGCTGGAGAACGCGGGGCTCGATGTGCGGCTGGGTCTCGGCAGCGTGCGTCATATCGGCGACGAGCTGGCGGGGTTCCTGGTTGACGAGCGGAAAGCGAACGGGCCCTTCCGGTCTCTGACCGATGTGACCCGACGGGTGCAGCTGTCGGTGCCGCAGACCGAGGCGCTGGCCACCGCGGGCGCGCTCGGATGCTTCGGGATCACCCGGCGGGAAGGTCTGTGGGCGGCCGGCGCCGCGGCAGGCGAGCGGCCCGACCGGCTGCCCGGCGTCGGGTCGGCATCGCACATCCCGTCGTTGCCCGGGATGACCGAGGTGGAGTTGACCGCTGCGGACGTGTGGGCGACCGGGGTGTCGCCGGACCGCTATCCGACCGAGTTCCTGCGCGAGAACCTGGACGCCATGGGTGTGGTGCCTGCCGACCGGCTGCTGTCGGTACCGGACGGCACCCGGGTGCTGGTGGCGGGAGCGGTGACACATCGGCAGCGGCCCGCCACCGCACAGGGGGTGACGTTCATGAACCTCGAGGACGAGACCGGCATGGTCAACGTGCTCTGCTCCCGCGGGGTCTGGGCCCGGCACCGCAAGCTGGCGCAGACCGCGTCGGCGCTGGTGGTCAGGGGCATCGTGCAGAACGCCACGGGGGCGGTCACGGTGGTGGCCGACCGGATGGGGCCGCTGAGCATGCGGGCGGCGCCGAAGTCCCGCGACTTCCGTTGA